The Erwinia sorbitola nucleotide sequence CCTTCATTCATATAATACATTATGTCCTGCTCCCTCCGTCCTCTGGAAAAGCAATAGCTATTGCAGTGTTAATCTCCTCCACTTCCGGCCCCGTCTGGGTTCCCGGCTGGGCCCCGTCCATATTTAAGTCAAGTAAGGCCTCAGCGGTAATCTGTCCAAGATCTTTGGCATAAACAGTAAAGCTGTTGCAGATAAGGGAAATATTGCCGGTCTCCGCATCCATATCGATGACGGCATCGCCACAGGCCAGCCGCAGCCCTTTTGCAGAGGCCAGAAGAATTCCGCCACCGGCATTGGTAATCTGATCTCCGCCCACCAGAGTGCTCTGTTTTTCCTTAACCTGAATATCCTGATTTGCCAGCACCTTAACGGACTGATTTTCTCCAATCTGAATGTTCTGATTAGAGGTCACATTTTCAGTGTGATTTGCCATTACGGTGGTGCTTCTGTCATTCAGTACCGTGGTGTTCATATCCTTCTGGGCATGCATAAACAGCTCTTCGCGGCCTTTCGCATCCTCAAATCTGAGCTCGTTGAAACCCTCCCCCTTGTGGGTTTTTGAACGGAACGCCATCTGCGTTTTGCTGGCGGGGAGCGAACCGGGCGGGATATTGCTGGCGTGATAGGTCCGCCCGGTCACGATGGGCTGATCCGGGTCGCCGTGCAGGAAGTCCACCACCACCTCCTGGCCGATTCGCGGGATCGCCAGCATTCCCCAGCCCTGGCCCGCCCACGGCTGAGTGACGCGGATCCAGCACGAGCTGCCGTCATTGCTTTCGCCGTAGCGATCCCACAGAAATTGCAGCCTCACCCGCCCAAATTCGTCGCAGTAGATCTCCTCTCCGGGCGGCCCGACCACTTTCGCTATCTGCGGGCCGTCCATCGCCGGTTTCGGCAGCGGCGTGGGCCGCCAGTGCTGATTGCGCGGGAGAAAAACAAACGCATTATCCAGCACCGTTCCCTGCCCGCCGGACTCCTGCTCCAGCGCCTGCGGCTGCCTGCCGGTATGCTCAATGCTGCTCAGGAGCTGCCAGGGGCAGTTCAGGTCTTCACGCGGGTGGTTGTACAGGCTGAACAGCCTGCCCGGTTGCAGGGCAAAATCGTTGCTTTTTCCCCTGCCGGTGCTGGCGTCATTGCGCAGCGCCTCCAGCCGGTAGCGGGTGAAATCCCTGCCCTGCTGCTCGTCCT carries:
- a CDS encoding type VI secretion system Vgr family protein, which gives rise to MFSDNSNSPAAFAGRSPSGLQFTLTPAGLPPGTLAVVDFTLKESFSTPFELNVSLASADPAIDFAAVLDLGATLSVWRDGELQRSVNGIVTSFEQGDTGFHQTRYRMVIRPSLWRTTLRRNSRIFQLETIESIITTLLKENGIMEVAFGLFHPHPAREFCVQYQESDFDFIQRLTAEEGIFYYFEFDGGKNTLVYADDFAVLPDGASLPYNPNVAAQAQELCITTFTRTAQVRPAVVQLKDYTFKNPRWAAEFSRQATGLENQRPDYEHFDFPGRFKDEQQGRDFTRYRLEALRNDASTGRGKSNDFALQPGRLFSLYNHPREDLNCPWQLLSSIEHTGRQPQALEQESGGQGTVLDNAFVFLPRNQHWRPTPLPKPAMDGPQIAKVVGPPGEEIYCDEFGRVRLQFLWDRYGESNDGSSCWIRVTQPWAGQGWGMLAIPRIGQEVVVDFLHGDPDQPIVTGRTYHASNIPPGSLPASKTQMAFRSKTHKGEGFNELRFEDAKGREELFMHAQKDMNTTVLNDRSTTVMANHTENVTSNQNIQIGENQSVKVLANQDIQVKEKQSTLVGGDQITNAGGGILLASAKGLRLACGDAVIDMDAETGNISLICNSFTVYAKDLGQITAEALLDLNMDGAQPGTQTGPEVEEINTAIAIAFPEDGGSRT